From the genome of Vicia villosa cultivar HV-30 ecotype Madison, WI linkage group LG2, Vvil1.0, whole genome shotgun sequence, one region includes:
- the LOC131647088 gene encoding cyclin-dependent kinase C-2-like: MAALGQMNVIELPAAPPVKLNVIESLLRGSRSVDCFEKLVQIGEGAYGQVYMAREIQTREIVALKKIRMDNEKEGFPITAIREIKILKKLNHENVIKLKEIVTSPGLEKDDQGRPDGNKYKGDIYMVFEYMDHDLRGLADRPGVRFTVPQIKCYMRQLLTGLHYCHVNQVLHRDIKGPNLLIDNEGNLKLADFGLARSFSNEHNASLTNRVITLWYRPPELLLGTTRYGPAVDMWSVGCIFAELLYGKPIFPGKDEPEQVTRIFRLCGTPDEVNWPGVQETPWYNHFKPKRTMKRCLRGAFRHFDPHALELLDKMLTLDPAQRISAKDALDAEYFWTDPLPCDPKSLPKYESSHEFQTKKKRQQQWQNEEYAKRLKMPAGPHCGPCGGGGSGYSVGARNYPQGGLHG; this comes from the exons ATGGCAGCCCTAGGGCAAATGAACGTCATTGAATTGCCGGCAGCCCCACCAGTGAAACTAAACGTCATTGAATCGCTTTTGCGGGGATCCCGAAGCGTTGATTGCTTTGAAAAATTGGTGCAAATTGGCGAAGGAGCTTATGG TCAAGTTTACATGGCCCGAGAGATCCAAACTCGTGAAATCGTTGCTCTCAAGAAAATAAGAATGGACAATGAGAAAGAAGGG TTTCCTATAACTGCTATACGAGAAATCAAAATTCTAAAGAAACTAAATCATGAAAATGTAATCAAATTGAAGGAAATCGTCACATCTCCAG GTCTTGAGAAAGATGATCAAGGGAGGCCAG atggcaacaaatacaaaggTGACATATATATGGTCTTCGAATATATGGACCATGATTTAAGGGGTCTTGCAGACCGGCCTGGCGTGAGGTTTACTGTCCCTCAAATTAAG TGTTACATGAGGCAGCTCTTGACAGGACTTCATTATTGTCATGTCAATCAAGTGCTTCACCGTGATATCAAAG GACCAAATCTTCTCATCGATAATGAAGGTAATCTGAAACTGGCAGATTTTGGATTGGCACGGTCATTTTCAAATGAGCATAATGCAAGCCTTACAAATCGAGTCATCACTTTATGGTACAG ACCCCCCGAGTTACTATTGGGGACTACAAGGTATGGGCCAGCGGTAGACATGTGGTCCGTTGGGTGCATTTTCGCCGAGCTTCTTTATGGGAAGCCCATCTTTCCTGGAAAAGATGAG CCTGAGCAAGTAACTAGGATTTTTAGGCTTTGTGGAACCCCGGACGAGGTGAACTGGCCAGGAGTCCAGGAGACTCCTTGGTACAATCACTTTAAGCCGAAAAGAACGATGAAAAGGTGTCTGAGGGGTGCTTTCAGACA TTTTGATCCTCATGCATTGGAGTTGTTGGACAAGATGCTCACACTCGATCCAGCTCAG AGAATTTCTGCGAAGGACGCACTTGATGCTGAGTACTTCTGGACTGATCCTTTACCATGTGATCCTAAGAG TTTACCCAAGTATGAGTCCTCACATGAGTTTCAGACCAAGAAAAAGCGTCAGCAACAATGGCAAAATGAAGAATACGCCAAGCGTCTTAAAATGCCTGCAGGACCCCATTGTGGTCCTTGTGGTGGAGGTGGAAGTGGCTATTCAGTTGGAGCTCGAAATTATCCTCAAGGTGGTCTTCATGGGTAG